Proteins encoded in a region of the Anopheles aquasalis chromosome 2, idAnoAquaMG_Q_19, whole genome shotgun sequence genome:
- the LOC126581349 gene encoding DNA-dependent metalloprotease dvc-1-like: MAEDEDLAMAKTLQAQFDQELLEISSDDDVCFVDSVERDHQLAVKLQAKYETEAVHLLSDSDDDIIIQASAGGSTAPQNPVKREIKDECKATGEVKMFRAEPADLNAREYFIEELQTWVDPECNFEWKFIEVLPDIRALFEKFDALFFQSRFKSKNFNIVWSDTMGASCTNRNFNDEQGRYTIALNAPLLALRPRIEIISVILHEMIHAFLKLEKVIEPDNGHGDNFRKIMIFLNNMLQTNISFSHKLYNTNMLCRTQWYRCTGICHNYKPFRGIVRSTEGPPSLHNEWWKDHSDSCGGTYYKIYEMSKIINEEVSTRYAVNVRYMLPKRENIRGRFKTKLPVKESYDLTAETPRLIASSDSTEVISLDTGDTPSQATSSSCKVADSFIAHFNRSIAFSRDSYEMQCPICQERVKRKLFDNHIDGCKGFVRNVSWKRSSNGKIVQNGLLELKATPGLDASTPSPPSTSSAFGSYQQIKRKRFG; this comes from the exons ATGGCGGAAGATGAAGATTTGGCCATGGCCAAAACTCTGCAAGCACAGTTCGACCAAGAACTGCTGGAGATCAGCTCGGACGACGACGTTTGCTTTGTGGATTCCGTCGAGCGAGACCATCAGCTGGCCGTGAAGCTGCAGGCGAAATACGAAACTGAAGCCGTTCACCTTCTCTCCGATAGCGACGACGATATTATCATTCAAGCTTCTGCCGGTGGTTCTACCGCTCCCCAGAATCCCGTAAAGAGGGAAATCAAAGATGAATGCAAGGCAACGGGCGAGGTGAAAATGTTTCGGGCAGAG CCCGCCGATCTGAATGCTCGCGAATACTTCATCGAGGAGCTGCAAACTTGGGTAGATCCGGAGTGCAACTTTGAGTGGAAGTTCATCGAAGTGCTGCCGGACATCCGGGCGTTATTCGAGAAATTCGACGCTTTGTTCTTTCAATCTCGTTTTAAATCGAAGAATTTCAATATCGTTTGGTCGGATACGATGGGTGCGAGCTGCACCAACCGGAACTTTAACGATGAACAGGGCAGATACACAATTGCACTGAATGCCCCGCTGCTTGCGCTGCGTCCCCGAATAGAAATCATCAGTGTTATCCTG CATGAAATGATTCACGCGTTCCTGAAACTGGAGAAAGTCATTGAACCCGACAACGGGCATGGCGATAATTTTCGTAAAATCATGATTTTTCTCAACAATATGCTCCAGACAAACATTTCCTTCAGCCATAAGCTGTACAACACGAATATGCTTTGCCGGACGCAGTGGTACCGCTGCACCGGCATATGCCACAACTACAAACCATTCCGTGGCATCGTGCGATCAACGGAAGGTCCACCGTCCCTGCACAACGAGTGGTGGAAAGACCATTCCGATAGTTGTGGTGGTACGTACtacaaaatttatgaaatgagCAAAATCATCAACGAAGAAGTCTCAACGCGATATGCGGTGAACGTGAGGTATATGCTACCGAAACGGGAAAACATCCGTGGACGCTTCAAAACGAAGCTCCCAGTTAAGGAATCGTACGATCTTACTGCCGAAACACCGAGATTGATCGCCAGCTCGGATAGCACGGAAGTGATTTCCTTGGATACCGGCGATACTCCTTCACAGGCCACATCTAGCAGCTGTAAAGTGGCCGATAGTTTCATAGCCCACTTTAATCGCTCCATAGCGTTCTCTCGCGACAGCTACGAAATGCAGTGTCCGATTTGCCAGGAACGTGTTAAGCGCAAACTGTTCGATAACCACATCGATGGCTGCAAAGGATTTGTTCGAAATGTTAGCTGGAAGCGCTCCAGTAATGGAAAAATTGTACAGAATGGATTGCTCGAGCTGAAAGCCACCCCTGGCTTAGATGCGTCCACGCCTTCTCCACCCTCAACATCATCGGCATTCGGAAGCTACCAACAGATCAAACGGAAGCGTTTTGGCTAG